GGTATCATCTATTCCAACTTTGGGATTATATATAATATGTTTAGGCTTAGGGATATTCTCAGTAGGAACAGTGGCAATAGGCTATGCCTTGATAAAAGATCTTTACCCTGTTGAAATTGCTGGAACTTCTACAGGGATTGCAAACTTTTTCCCATTTATGATGGGCGCAATCTATCAACCTCTGATGGGATATATCTTGGAACTTAATGGAAAAATAGGAGATTCTTATACCATTATAGGATACCAAAATGCATTTTTAGTCCTATTGATTTCCTCAATGATTGCATTTGTTGCGAGCTTTTTTATCAAAGAAAATAGCTATAAAAGTTCGAAATAGACTATAGACAACTTATTCAATTAAATGCTTGGCCTACTTCTTACGTAATAGTTCTTTCAGTTCTTTAACAGCTTCTTGAGATATTTCGTAAAGCCTAGTATCGAATGTTTGTTCTTCCCAAGAGGGGCTGTGATAGTATTTAGAGGTAAGTTTAGCTGCTGTTTTATATGAATCTAATGCTTTTTTAATATTATTATCTTTGTCATTTAATTCAGAAAGAAATCTGTAAGTATTTCCAAGATTATACTGTGCCATTGCATGGTATAAGGGGAATTCACTGGGATTATTTAATTTAATCGCTTCCTCTAGGTATTCAATAGATTTAATTAGATTAGTTTCACTATTCTCATATTCAGCCATAGCACAATAAGCCGCTCCAAGAGTGTTTAAAATTTCAGAACATCTCCCTGTGCAATCTAGCTGAGAAAAAATATCTAATGCTTCTTCTAATATATTTATGGCTTT
This sequence is a window from Methanofastidiosum sp.. Protein-coding genes within it:
- a CDS encoding tetratricopeptide repeat protein, with the translated sequence MDVDFNADAYLIEANTLCKNGYDLLNHKSPISLKKAINILEEALDIFSQLDCTGRCSEILNTLGAAYCAMAEYENSETNLIKSIEYLEEAIKLNNPSEFPLYHAMAQYNLGNTYRFLSELNDKDNNIKKALDSYKTAAKLTSKYYHSPSWEEQTFDTRLYEISQEAVKELKELLRKK